The Quatrionicoccus australiensis nucleotide sequence CTCGCTGCCGCCGCTGGCGCCGCTCGCTACCGCGCAAATGCTTTACCAGCTGTGGCTGGGTGCCAGCCTGCTCGGCAAGCTGCATCGCAACAGCGAAGCGCTCGATAACGCCATGCAGTTCACGCAAACCCTGTTTTCCCGCTAAGGCGAAAGTGCTTTAGCGGTCGACGTCCTGAATCAGCCTTTTTTTAAATCAAAGTTTAGACGACCGGTCTAATTTATTTTTCGGAATACCCCGTTAAGGAGAATCACCCATGACTACCTTGTTCGACCCCATCCAGATCGGCGACATCGCACTCGCCAACCGTATCGTCATGGCGCCGCTGACGCGTAACCGCGCCATCGCCGGCAATGTCGCCGGTCCGATGACTGCCGAGTATTACCGTCAGCGCGCCACGGCCGGCCTGATCATTGCCGAAGCCAGCCAGATCAGCCCGATCGCCCAGGGTTACCTCGATACCCCGGGCATCTACAGCGCCGAGCAGGTCGCCGGCTGGCGCCAGGTCACCGATGCCGTGCATGCGGCCGGCGGCAAGATCGTGCTGCAACTCTGGCACGTCGGCCGTGTCTCGCACAGCTCGCTGCTGCCGGATGGCGCTGCTCCGGTGTCGTCGACCGACAAGGTCGCGAATGCCTCGACCTTCACCAAGGACGGCTTCGTTCCCGTATCCACGCCGCGCGCCCTGCGTGACGATGAGATTCCCGGCCTGATCGAGGATTACCGCCTTGCTGCGCGCAATGCCATCGATGCCGGCTTTGACGGCGTCGAGATCCACGCTGCCAACACCTACCTGATCGAGCAGTTCCTGCGCGACAGCGTCAATGAGCGCAGCGGCCCGTACGGCGGCAGCATCGCCAACCGCGCCCGCCTGCTGCTCGAAGTCGTCGCAGCGATCAGCAAGGAAATCGGCGCCGGTCGCACCGGTGTGCGCCTGAGCCCGATGACCACCTTCACGGCACCGCTCGACAGCGATCCGCAGGCGCTCTACGGCTATATCGTCGAACAGCTCGCACCGTTCGGTCTGGCTTACCTGCATGTGATCGAAGGCGAAACCGGTGGTACGCGCACGCCAGAAGGCAAGGCTTTCGACTACGAGGCCCTGCACCGTGCTTTCCCGGGCGCCTGGATGCTCAATAACGGCTATTCGCGCCAACTGGCGATCGATAACGTCGCCGACGGCAAGGCCGATCTGGTCGCCTTTGGCCGGCCCTTCATCAGCACGCCGGACCTCGTCCGTCGCCTGCGTGAAGACAAGCCGTTCAACGAACTGCGTGCCGACAAGCTTTACGGCGGCGGTGCCGAGGGTTACACCGATTACCCGACGCTGGCTGCCTGATTTCTGATTCACCCCGTGCCCCGACCGGTCAACCGCCGGCCGGGGCCGTTTTTCCCGGAAATTTCATGTCCGAATACCGCCGCTGGCTGCCTGCGCTCGCCCTGATCGTTCTCTCCCTGACCTGGGGTTACACCTGGGTGCTCGCCAAGCAGGGCCTGGCCTACGCGCCGCCCTTTGCCTTTGCCGCCGAACGCTGTGTCGGTGCCGCGCTGGCACTGATCATCGCGGTCAAGCTCAGTGGCCGCCGCTTGAGCCTGGTCGCGCCACGTCAGACCATCGCCATCGGCCTGGCGCAGGTTGCCGGCTTCATGATTTTCCAGACCTGGGCGCTGGTCGAAGGCGGCCCCGGCAAGACGGCGGTACTCATCTTCACGATGCCGATCTGGACCCTGCTGCTTGCCTGGCCGATTCTCGGCGAGCGCGTGCGCGGCAAGCAGTGGCTGGCTGCGGCGAGTACGCTGGGCGGCCTGTTGCTGATCATCGAGCCCTGGGACATGCACGCCAGCCTGTTCAGCAAGTTCCTCGGCCTGATGGCGGCATTGTGCTGGGCGACTGGCACCATCCTGATCAAGCGCCTGCGCGGCAAGACGCCAGTCGACCTGCTGACTCTGACCATGTGGCAGATGATCATCGGCGCAATACCGCTGGTACTGCTGGCTTTGCTCATTCCCGAGCGGTCGACCGACTGG carries:
- a CDS encoding alkene reductase — translated: MTTLFDPIQIGDIALANRIVMAPLTRNRAIAGNVAGPMTAEYYRQRATAGLIIAEASQISPIAQGYLDTPGIYSAEQVAGWRQVTDAVHAAGGKIVLQLWHVGRVSHSSLLPDGAAPVSSTDKVANASTFTKDGFVPVSTPRALRDDEIPGLIEDYRLAARNAIDAGFDGVEIHAANTYLIEQFLRDSVNERSGPYGGSIANRARLLLEVVAAISKEIGAGRTGVRLSPMTTFTAPLDSDPQALYGYIVEQLAPFGLAYLHVIEGETGGTRTPEGKAFDYEALHRAFPGAWMLNNGYSRQLAIDNVADGKADLVAFGRPFISTPDLVRRLREDKPFNELRADKLYGGGAEGYTDYPTLAA
- a CDS encoding DMT family transporter; this translates as MSEYRRWLPALALIVLSLTWGYTWVLAKQGLAYAPPFAFAAERCVGAALALIIAVKLSGRRLSLVAPRQTIAIGLAQVAGFMIFQTWALVEGGPGKTAVLIFTMPIWTLLLAWPILGERVRGKQWLAAASTLGGLLLIIEPWDMHASLFSKFLGLMAALCWATGTILIKRLRGKTPVDLLTLTMWQMIIGAIPLVLLALLIPERSTDWSGSYLGILAFMSIASTAMCWWLWIYILDRVPAWEASLSVLGTPVVAILSSRLIFGEAFKSTEIAGILLIGSGLALLSLLGWAASRRNPARVIEEKT